From Acidimicrobiales bacterium, one genomic window encodes:
- a CDS encoding WXG100 family type VII secretion target: MSKSQMEQLGATFGHQSQAVQDVIRAIQGAIDATTWQGNRADRFRQLWDTEFRPNLMNLVDALGEHSTFIGRELQAGVTALDTV, encoded by the coding sequence ATGAGCAAGTCTCAGATGGAGCAGCTCGGGGCGACCTTCGGTCACCAGAGCCAGGCGGTGCAGGATGTGATCCGGGCCATTCAGGGCGCCATCGATGCCACGACGTGGCAGGGCAATCGTGCGGATCGGTTCCGCCAGCTGTGGGACACGGAGTTCCGACCGAACCTGATGAACCTGGTCGATGCGCTCGGGGAACACTCGACCTTCATCGGTCGGGAGTTGCAGGCCGGCGTCACCGCACTCGACACCGTCTGA
- a CDS encoding enoyl-CoA hydratase-related protein, which produces MSHPNIEVSIDGDVGSITINRPERMNACTGAMFDALHDAAMTMRVERPRVVVFRGGGDHFCSGADVSGEAGDEIEGTDHALHTMRRIGDAVIALHALPMPTIAAVDGVAVGAGFGFALAADLMICTYRARFSLIFARRGLSLDFGTSYLLPQRVGLHRAKEMAFTAAEYDADAAREIGFVNEVVTAGSLPSATADLAARIAAGPPLALSMSKRLLDNAAHQTLTQAVEAETLAQNVNFTTADVLEAGTAFVERRSTEFRGQ; this is translated from the coding sequence ATGAGCCATCCCAACATCGAGGTGTCGATCGACGGCGACGTCGGCTCGATCACGATCAACCGTCCCGAGCGGATGAACGCCTGCACCGGTGCGATGTTCGACGCCCTCCACGACGCCGCAATGACGATGCGGGTGGAGCGCCCGCGTGTCGTGGTCTTCCGAGGTGGTGGTGACCACTTCTGCAGCGGTGCCGACGTCAGCGGCGAGGCCGGCGACGAGATCGAGGGCACGGACCATGCGCTGCACACGATGCGGCGGATCGGCGACGCGGTGATCGCACTCCATGCGTTGCCGATGCCGACCATCGCCGCCGTCGACGGTGTGGCCGTCGGTGCCGGCTTCGGATTCGCGCTGGCCGCCGATCTGATGATCTGCACCTATCGCGCCCGGTTCTCGCTCATCTTCGCCCGTCGGGGCCTGTCGCTCGACTTCGGGACCTCGTACCTGTTGCCGCAACGGGTCGGACTCCACCGGGCCAAGGAGATGGCGTTCACGGCGGCCGAGTACGACGCCGATGCCGCTCGCGAGATCGGATTCGTGAACGAGGTCGTCACGGCCGGCTCGTTGCCGTCGGCGACCGCCGATCTCGCCGCCCGGATCGCCGCCGGTCCGCCGCTCGCGCTGTCGATGTCGAAGCGACTGCTCGACAACGCCGCGCACCAGACCCTGACGCAGGCCGTGGAAGCGGAGACCCTCGCCCAGAACGTCAACTTCACGACCGCCGACGTGCTCGAGGCCGGTACCGCCTTCGTCGAACGGCGCAGCACCGAGTTCCGGGGTCAGTGA
- a CDS encoding LLM class F420-dependent oxidoreductase has product MKLGLGLDLYRAATLEVPIERVKLVESLGYHSVWTAEAYGCDAMTPLAYLAAHTSRIKLATGVVQLAARTPAATAMQAMTIDALAGGGRVIIGLGVSGPQIVEGWYGQPWGSPVNRLRDYVTIMRKIIAREEPVAHDGREISLPYDGPGSIGQGKALKSILHPAGDIEIWIAAGAPLNTALAAEICDGWLPMGYGSDGWEIHGPNLEKGWARRGGRPDDFDIMGGITIEITDDVKAAIDAKKPLTGMYVGGMGSESKNFHKDAMARRGFPEAAERIQELWLAGRKDEAIAAVPDDYIDAGALFGSVDRVRSRWHEVIPAGVTGLTVRTDTDEGLEIAAEMAGTRDTGVHT; this is encoded by the coding sequence ATGAAGCTCGGACTCGGACTCGACCTCTACCGCGCCGCCACCCTCGAGGTGCCGATCGAGCGGGTGAAGCTCGTGGAATCGCTCGGCTACCACTCGGTGTGGACCGCCGAGGCCTACGGCTGCGATGCCATGACGCCGCTCGCCTACCTCGCCGCGCACACGAGCCGGATCAAGCTCGCCACCGGCGTGGTGCAACTCGCGGCCCGGACCCCGGCCGCCACCGCGATGCAGGCGATGACGATCGACGCCCTGGCCGGAGGGGGCAGGGTCATCATCGGTCTCGGCGTGTCCGGCCCGCAGATCGTGGAGGGCTGGTACGGCCAGCCGTGGGGGTCGCCGGTCAACCGGCTGCGTGACTACGTCACCATCATGCGCAAGATCATCGCCCGTGAGGAACCCGTCGCCCACGACGGTCGGGAGATCTCGCTGCCCTACGACGGTCCTGGTTCGATCGGCCAGGGCAAGGCGCTGAAGTCGATCCTGCATCCGGCCGGCGACATCGAGATCTGGATCGCCGCCGGCGCCCCGCTCAACACCGCGCTCGCGGCCGAGATCTGCGACGGCTGGCTGCCGATGGGCTACGGGTCCGACGGCTGGGAGATCCACGGCCCGAACCTCGAGAAGGGGTGGGCCCGTCGAGGTGGCCGACCCGACGACTTCGACATCATGGGTGGCATCACGATCGAGATCACCGACGACGTGAAGGCCGCGATCGACGCCAAGAAGCCACTGACCGGCATGTACGTGGGCGGGATGGGCAGCGAGTCGAAGAACTTCCACAAGGATGCGATGGCCCGCCGCGGATTTCCCGAGGCGGCGGAGCGGATCCAGGAGCTCTGGCTGGCCGGACGCAAGGACGAGGCGATCGCCGCGGTGCCCGACGACTACATCGACGCGGGCGCCCTGTTCGGCTCGGTCGATCGGGTGCGCTCGCGCTGGCACGAGGTGATCCCGGCGGGGGTGACCGGCCTCACCGTGCGGACCGACACCGACGAAGGACTCGAGATCGCGGCCGAGATGGCCGGCACAAGAGACACGGGAGTGCACACGTGA
- a CDS encoding DUF2889 domain-containing protein, with the protein MDSPPAPRRASRDVFDRLDVVPRASERPWGEGTYRRRILVRLDGDRAWGELEDDFHHFRVELRHDGSTVTEVAGSGIRSPWRTCLDAGMPLQTLVGTALTTGPLALSHLDARQNCTHMFDLAGLIVTHAARRVDGDRLYDIAVDDPADGTGPRNARLWRDGDVVLDWRLQDRTVLSPAEWIDVPLWQRFIPWAGEHLDDEVGEAAVALRRACDIAHGRQGDLDLFAKAADLPHGMNGICHSMQPSTAPVALRNVGSGRDFTDHEEILLADFDRRS; encoded by the coding sequence ATGGATTCGCCGCCTGCACCCCGCCGTGCGTCCCGTGACGTGTTCGACCGTCTCGACGTCGTCCCGCGGGCGTCCGAGCGCCCCTGGGGCGAGGGCACCTACCGGCGGCGCATCCTCGTCCGCCTCGACGGCGACCGGGCCTGGGGCGAACTCGAGGACGACTTCCACCACTTCCGCGTCGAACTCCGCCACGACGGTTCGACCGTGACCGAGGTCGCCGGATCGGGCATCCGGTCGCCGTGGAGGACCTGTCTCGACGCCGGCATGCCGTTGCAGACCCTCGTCGGCACCGCCCTCACGACCGGACCGCTGGCGCTGAGCCACCTCGACGCCCGCCAGAACTGCACCCACATGTTCGACCTCGCCGGGCTGATCGTCACCCATGCCGCCCGCAGGGTCGATGGCGACCGCCTCTACGACATCGCCGTCGACGATCCCGCCGACGGCACCGGGCCCCGCAATGCCCGCCTGTGGCGAGACGGCGATGTGGTCCTCGACTGGCGGCTCCAGGATCGCACCGTGCTCTCCCCCGCCGAATGGATCGATGTACCGCTCTGGCAGCGGTTCATCCCGTGGGCCGGCGAGCACCTCGACGACGAGGTGGGCGAGGCAGCGGTCGCCCTGCGCCGGGCCTGCGACATCGCCCACGGGCGTCAAGGCGATCTCGACCTCTTCGCCAAGGCGGCCGACCTGCCCCACGGCATGAACGGCATCTGCCACTCGATGCAGCCCTCGACCGCGCCCGTTGCGCTGCGCAACGTCGGTTCGGGCCGCGACTTCACCGATCACGAAGAGATCCTCCTGGCCGACTTCGATCGGCGGAGCTGA
- a CDS encoding enoyl-CoA hydratase-related protein, with the protein MSTESADDELVTVEEAAPFVRYVTLNRPDKRNAISTPLRARLFEILHDHDHDDDVRVSIVRGAGVCFSSGYDLGSDLMADPPYPSAPGDGQWARQATDGWFSIWDLAKPVIAQVHGYAMAGATELASACDLVYVADDARISYPVVRVASPPDWQYHEPLMGLRHAMETMLTGDAIDGAEAARIGWANRAYPAASLEADVLAVAERIAGVATDLSQILKRMVHRQFDVQGGRAAMRAGQEFQALAGHQASVEAFRADPLGAIKRTVAE; encoded by the coding sequence GTGAGCACCGAATCCGCCGACGACGAACTCGTCACCGTCGAGGAGGCCGCGCCGTTCGTGCGCTACGTCACCCTCAACCGACCGGACAAGCGCAACGCCATCTCGACGCCGTTGCGCGCCCGGCTCTTCGAGATCCTCCACGACCACGACCACGACGACGACGTGCGCGTTTCGATCGTGCGCGGCGCGGGGGTGTGCTTCTCGTCGGGCTACGACCTCGGAAGCGATCTGATGGCAGACCCGCCGTATCCGTCGGCCCCCGGCGATGGTCAGTGGGCGCGCCAGGCGACCGACGGGTGGTTCTCGATCTGGGACCTCGCCAAGCCGGTGATCGCCCAGGTGCACGGCTACGCGATGGCCGGCGCGACCGAGCTCGCGTCGGCGTGCGATCTCGTCTATGTCGCCGACGACGCCAGGATCTCCTATCCCGTCGTGCGGGTGGCCTCGCCGCCCGACTGGCAGTACCACGAGCCACTGATGGGTCTGCGTCACGCGATGGAGACGATGCTCACCGGTGACGCCATCGATGGCGCCGAGGCCGCTCGGATCGGCTGGGCCAATCGGGCGTATCCGGCGGCGTCACTCGAGGCCGACGTGCTCGCCGTCGCCGAGCGGATCGCCGGCGTGGCGACCGACCTCTCGCAGATCCTGAAACGCATGGTGCACCGTCAGTTCGACGTACAGGGTGGTCGGGCCGCGATGCGGGCCGGGCAGGAGTTCCAGGCCCTCGCCGGGCATCAGGCATCGGTCGAGGCCTTCCGAGCCGATCCGCTCGGCGCGATCAAGAGGACGGTTGCCGAATGA